The Trachemys scripta elegans isolate TJP31775 chromosome 14, CAS_Tse_1.0, whole genome shotgun sequence genome segment GAGATTCTGTGGATTCACATAGTTGTCATCATCCACATGGCAAAACCATCTGCAGacaaagcagggcagacacagTCATACAGCCGAGGCACTGAGGAAGCGATGTAAAGTTTCTATGTACTGAGTTCTCTCCAGTGAAGATCTTAGTCTCTCAGATTTGGGGCAAAGCGACTGGAAAAAAAAGGCCCTCAGACTGAAAATGCAGAAGTTAGAAGCCAAAGCTGCCAATACTTCTCAACTCTACGAGACAGGCTGAAGTCAGTAGGCCGCTTGTGAGCTCTTCCTCCCTATAGCCTTTTTCCTGAGTCTTGCCTAGAAGTGCTTCTCTTTCTGCTGCTACCCCTTCCCTATGCTCATCACCACCACCCTCTGGGATCACAGCCTGGATCATGCTCACTCATTACTGGAACTAGAAAGGAGAATGTTGGGACCTCCCTGGAACTCAGAATTGGAGTGAACAAAGCTACAGTTGGAACAATGAGTCTCACATACTTTCTCCCAGATTCGAGGAATTTATCGTATTCCACAGACATCTTGCAGCAGAGTGCCTGGCGGGTGTGAACAGCAGAGCAGTTGGTGTTGATCATGTGATCTCCTAAGGAAATGAAGGTCAAAATGGTCAAGATTGGGGTGAATGCATAATCTGGGAGAGACAGCATGTGCACCTCTGGAGCACGAACCTGAAACATGGACATGGTGCACATGCATTGCACATGTAGAGAGCTGCATGTAGGGTGTGTGGTGCTTACAGAGTGAGCATGTAGCACATAGGGTGAAGAGCACATGAAAATGGAGCCAGACAGCAGGGAAGATGAGCCATGTACAGGGACAGTGCGCAAGGAGGCTCGTGTACATTAACCCTCAAACAGCTACACTGAAATttacaaacagaaaggaaaaaagtgaatgTGAAGATTAACCCAGTGAATGATGTCAATGAAGGTCCTACAAATCCAAATCAGGAAAGAAGGAAACAACATTTCCCTCCTCCGAGCTTCCAGCTCCCTTTCACCAATCACATGCACAGCACAGAATGAGGCTCCTCGAGGGAGAGGATGGCAGCAAGTCAGCATCCGTAGTCAAAGGACCAAGTGTGCATTTGAACTACATGGCTTACCTGCTCTTAGGCGCAGTTCACGGTCCTCCCAATCTGTGAATATAAACGTCTGTGGGAGACACaaagacattaggaaaaaagggGCTTCCCTTTCCAAAGATTTCAGAAATGGACCAATTAATTTTAGCTTCACTCAGTCCCCAATTAGAATTGCTAgtaatttatctagttatttttcaGTGGCCATTGTGAAAAGAACTGGTGTTAACTTGGTCTGTTGCCTATTGGATTGGTTTCTACATCAGAAAACCCACCAGCACATTCAGTATTGACTGGATCCCTCACTGGCAATTTTAGCAGAGAATCCAAGACAGAACTACCCTCCTGTctcagggcagggctgaggcatCCCAAATTCAGGAACAAGCTGTTTTTCAAGAGTTTCTTCCTCTGCAATCTCCTCTTCCACCCCATCCTAAAAGATAGCACACCTGCTCGGCTGGATATTGCCCCAGATAGTCAATGGGCCTAGAGGAATCAACAGAATTCTGGGGAAGAATGAAAGTAAGGGAAAAAAAGATCCACTTGGTAGCAATATCCTGCCCCCGACAGGTGGAGAAGATTCAAAACATCTGGATAGGATTTTGTTAATCTCCGCAAATGCATTGAAACTTCTACATTAAGGGACAGATTCTATGCTACATCTCATACAAAGACCCAGTCACTGTACTGAAGAGCAGATCGTCTGAAATTATTGGCTCAGACACATCAGCACTAGCATCAGGAATTGTGGATGACTATGCAATGGCTCCCTCCATTATACCAAGCTTGGCACATTTTCTCCGGCTGCAGCTTCTCTCTGGACCTGTAGCCTTTTAAGTGAATTTAGGGATGTTATCTTACACCACTGTGGATTCAGCTCTGGTTGCTAGTTTCAAGCTCAACAGAGTCTGCCTTGCAAGTTTTATTAGAGTCACAGGCAAGGTTATAATTATTCAAGCATATATCAATCCCAAGAACACTCCTGCACAAGTTACAGACCCCAGGCCGCAAGAAGACAGATTGTGCATCCAGACTAATGTTCTACCACCTAGTAGCAGCTCATCTTAGGCTTTTGGTCAGACAGACTATTTACAGGAACTCAGTTCCTAATCCTGCAGGAAGAACCTGTTTAATGAACTGGTAGGGAATACACAGAGTGAAATTGCAGCATGACCGTGGAGGGCAGTGGGATTATGGCAGATCTTGAACCTGCAGTCACAGAGAGAGGGGCTCCCACTATAATTGTCCTATCCCTGTGAGGAAGATCTCTCACCTGTCTTTTGGCCTGCGAAATCCAGGTTTGGAAGAGCAAGTCCAGCCTAGTTTTATGATACTTTCTTGTAGTTTTCACAGCAATAAAAATATCCTTCAGCTCCAGATTCTCCTTAATGGAATCACCTGCAGGTCCATGGTGGTCCTTCAACATAGTTTGAAGAGGACTGGTGGGGCTCCCATCCTGCTCCTCAAGTTTAAGGCTGGATCCCCCAGCATGTAGGCTGTAATCCCCCcatttttctacagtttcatCTTTCACACTGTGTGCAATATCAGTTCCCTCACTGTCCAAATGGcctgttgaactgggctctgccTGCGGGTGGTGGAACTCACTTTTGCAGGAAGCATTAAAAGGAGGTGGTGGACGGGGTTGTGGATAGCCCCTATGTCTCCAGGTAGTCTGGAATTTGGGGATTAGCAGGAGAAGGAAAGCACAGAAGGTCACGGACAGCAGGAAGCAGATTTTACTGAGCCCAATGCAGGAAAGTGTCATTCTTCAGCCCCCAGGGCCCCTGCCATGTTGTACAGTTGGGACATTGCGTCACATAATGGATCACAGCTCTGTAGGAGAGAATAGGAGAGGTTGAGGGCTCTGTGAGACAGACTTGCATCACAGTCTTGctatattttgtttacaaaccacggaaccagcagagctgggtgtgttCTATGCCTGGAACATCTGCTTGCCTCTGCCCCATGAAACCTCACTTTCCTCTTTTACATGCTACCTCAAGACACTTCTTTTTCCCTAGTCACCCTTTCCCCAGTGCACATACATTGCTGTCCCTAGTCACCATAACCTCAGCACCACCCCAGTCATACTAACACCAACACCCACTCTCAGTTATAGGTATAGTGTATTGATAACGGTATCTCTGTCACTCTCTGACCTTGTTTCAAATCCCTTGCTTGCTGCTACAACAGTAGACCGTTAattgtgttttggggttttgtatCAAGTTATTATTCACTTCCACTGTAACAGCTATCATTAAAAACGTAACTTTTTATTAAACAcacataaaaaggaaaaacacttaCAAGCATTTGAAATTTAAGGAGTTAAGTGAAATCTGTATTTAAAGAACTTCCCTTATTCTCTTTCTGTGTATAGTTTAAAGGGGGAAGTCCCTTGTTTGATCATCTTTTTAAGTAGTATTAAAGATGATTTTAACTGTCCATGTTGGggacaagtgaaaaaaaaaatcagtttagacTGTCTTGATTTGTTCATAGTTAAacattttaagtccagaaggaaccattataatCCTCTGAGTCTAGTCTGATCTGCACAACACAGGCAAAAGAACCACACCTActaatttctgcatcaaaatcATAGCTTTTATTTGAGTCATGGcacatctttcagaaagacatccagtcttcaCTTAAAGTTGTTGCTGTTTCCTTCAAGACAAAACAcacatgaagagagagagaaaaactagCAAAGGTAGAAAGTGCAGCTTCTATTtcagtggatttttttgtttgtaaatcaGTTGCTGGAAAGTTATAGTCACAGCATACTGTCTTATTAGACTGTCAGATTTAGCAAACTTTTACTATTTGGGCTAAGAACATTGTTTACAGTTTGCCTTTTCATTACAGTAGTGTTGCAAAAGATGGATTTGTCATGGCTGGCTAAACCGGACTCTTATTAGATAGAAGACCAAAAGGAAattataagaaagaaaaaaaatgaagaaggaAGATGTCACCCAAGAGATGGTGTGGCAACAGGCAGTTCTGTTTCACATCCCATGTGGAGTTCAGGATTCAGCAGAACCAGATGTAGGTGCTGATGTCACTGGTGCAGCAACCTTTCCTCATTAAAATTAATCAGTTAAAACATATTTACAGTGATTCCAACTATAAACTGTTTTCCTTGTTTCCTTCTATTTCTAGACTACTTCAGCTGGTTGTTATGCCAACTTGAGACCTCCCCAAAAGTATCAACCCCCCTATTAAACACATTCAGGTTGTGTCAGtctttttgtttcactttttgcTTGATCTACAAATATTACAGAAGAGGCTGAGCTGGACTCATTTTACCTTTCATCTGTTTGGGTGGCTTGGGACATTGGCCTCGGGACAAGCGTCCTCTACTCTCGGGTCAGATCTGTGTCTCTGAGAACCCGTGGGCTCCTCGGGGCTGGAGCTGCGGCACCGGCCTGTGCATTGCAGGGCGCTCCCCGTGCTCTCGCTGTCCAGGATGGGCACAGCAAGCACCCAGACAGACAGAATATGGAACAGTGATGCGGGTTACCCTTGGTGCCCTGGGGAAGGCACTGTGGGTTAAGACAGGCACGGGGGGCAGTGCACGTGGGGCGGGGGATGTCCGGGGGGGCACTGCACGTGGGGGATCACGCGGGATGTCCCGGGGGGCACTGCAGATTTGGAGGTACCAGGAACGTCCCCCACCTCACGATGGTCACTTCGGGCCAGACCGTGGCTTCTCCCAGCAgccgctcgctcgctcgctcgctctcggGTGGTGTCGCTTCCCTTACCCCCGCCGGCCGGCTCGGAGTCCGAGATCCCCCGAGCGGCAGAGGGGCCGCGGGCCCTTTAAGGGCTCCACCTGTCGGGGCCCACGGCTGGGCTGCGTGACCCGGAAGTGAAAGTTAACCGGAAGGCACAGAGCAGGAGGTGATCCGGAAGTgaaggctctggggggaggatgCCGCTGCCCGTCCAGGTCTTTAATTTACAGGTAAAAAGTCTCCcgagggccgggccgggccggcgggtGCCGCGCTGCCGGGCGCTCGCTGGCTTGTGGCCCCGGCTCCGGGTTTCCTGTCCTGCCGGGATCCGCTCCGAGCGCCCGGCCTGGGAGCGCTGCGGGGCGGCCGCGCGGCCCCTTCCCCGCGGGTCTGTTCCGGACGTTGCGGCGGCGGTGACCCGGGGCCGGGGACCGTTCGCTCCCGGGGCGTCCGGAGGCCTCGGCCTCGGCCTGGCGCGTTGCGCCGCCTTGGCCGCCGTGTTTCCCGGCGCTTGGTTCTAACGGGGCGCCCCGCTGCTCTCGAGCGCCGCTTCTCCCTGGCCCGGCCTGGGGCGGCTCCGCCATAGCCCGGAGCCGTTTGGCCCGGCCCGTTGCGTGCCGGGTGCCGGGGCTGTGCCCGTTTCGCTGCGCGCTGGATCGTAGAGGCTCTTCCGTAGCCCTGCCTCAGTGGCGTAGCCTCGGCCCGTTGGGAGCTGCGTTATCACGTTTCCTGTAGCGATTCAGGCCTTTAGCACGTACAACTGCCGACTTCTAAGGTCCCTAAACGAAATTAGGTGCAGAATGTCCTGTTCTAGTGACTTCATATactggggtggccaaacttaccgATCCTCCAAACCACCTGTGACAATCATCAGACGTTTGAGAGCTGGGGCTTAATCCCTGTGGGAGCTGCCTGCCCCAGCAGCTTCAGCCCAACTCCTGTTAAAGCCCCTTGCCCCAGCAGGTGTGGCATCTGGGGCAGAAACCCTGAgactcccctccccactgggcagaagcccctactcTACTGCAAGGTAGAGGTCCTTAGCTCCCCTTCTGCCAGTCTGTCTGGTTGggggagaatgtgtgtgtgtgtgtgtgggggggggctgcactttaatggtaaaagccACATGTGGCTTTCTCTCTTATATACTACAATAGTTATTGTTAGCTCCAGTCTGCAATGTACCATGTACATTACAATAGCTGCTGGTTACTTTATTCTACTTTCTGAGAACTATGCTTTAGCTAtcgtttttattttattggactaTGATGTTAAACTTCTCCTGACTGCTGATCTTTCTGTAGGAGTTGTACATTCCTGCCAACAGAGCTGGACCAGGTCTTTTGAAACAACTGGTTAGCAGAAAATTCAGGGAGATTAATCTAGCTTGCTTATACCACTCATTACATGAACAGCATGCAAACAAGTATGTTGAAGGAAGGGACAATATTCCCAATAATTATAGCAGCTTTGCTGGGCtgctttcaaatatatttatttctaaagCCATATTCATTGTGTGCCAGTTACATGTAAGTTCTTGAGGTGAGGGAGTGTTGCCCAGTAAATCAGCAGGTAGAAAGGAGGTGAAGGCTTGCAGTGAAGAGGTAAGAATGTAAGAACCTATAAGCCACTGTTCAAACCCCAAAGGGAGTAGGAATGCTAAGCATAGGAATGTCTGGGGACTGACTGCCCC includes the following:
- the RFNG gene encoding beta-1,3-N-acetylglucosaminyltransferase radical fringe isoform X1 — translated: MTLSCIGLSKICFLLSVTFCAFLLLLIPKFQTTWRHRGYPQPRPPPPFNASCKSEFHHPQAEPSSTGHLDSEGTDIAHSVKDETVEKWGDYSLHAGGSSLKLEEQDGSPTSPLQTMLKDHHGPAGDSIKENLELKDIFIAVKTTRKYHKTRLDLLFQTWISQAKRQTFIFTDWEDRELRLRAGDHMINTNCSAVHTRQALCCKMSVEYDKFLESGRKWFCHVDDDNYVNPQNLLRLLSAFSHSQDVYVGRPSLDHPIEAADHVRSDGSTTVKFWFATGGAGFCISRGLALKMSPWASLGNFISTAERVRLPDDCTIGYIIEGLLEVKLLHSPLFHSHLENLQRLRGESVLQQVTLSYGGPENKHNVVSVAGVFGLQQDPTRFRSVHCLLYPDTTWCPTKNIL
- the RFNG gene encoding beta-1,3-N-acetylglucosaminyltransferase radical fringe isoform X2, which produces MTLSCIGLSKICFLLSVTFCAFLLLLIPKFQTTWRHRGYPQPRPPPPFNASCKSEFHHPQAEPSSTGHLDSEGTDIAHSVKDETVEKWGDYSLHAGGSSLKLEEQDGSPTSPLQTMLKDHHGPAGDSIKENLELKDIFIAVKTTRKYHKTRLDLLFQTWISQAKRQTFIFTDWEDRELRLRAGDHMINTNCSAVHTRQALCCKMSVEYDKFLESGRKWFCHVDDDNYVNPQNLLRLLSAFSHSQDVYVGRPSLDHPIEAADHVRSDGSTTVKFWFATGGAGFCISRGLALKMSPWASLGNFISTAERVRLPDDCTIGYIIEGLLEVKLLHSPLFHSHLENLQRLRGESVLQQVTLSYGGPENKHNVVSVAGVFGLQQDPTR